One genomic window of Ziziphus jujuba cultivar Dongzao chromosome 4, ASM3175591v1 includes the following:
- the LOC107406577 gene encoding uncharacterized protein LOC107406577 isoform X1 gives MSDCSEQILHTDCNDDVAQEEGKVDTSVLALPQNPTMPAVLEDVKVENPDGPLCSIGDGANSFSGADVPGFKSDQLDDDDDYLDHIILKERQRMILLSRKYLGLKKPVLEIMQHARLCLWNLGSSVALLENLTQEHADKGKEENNNVNGEFSLAKGDDSIYLSERKDMELNSCEGQHNWPMYTNDTNGSSLSTIFKIKDEPSDDSNINNLDRDARSNFSISKFPVKIEQEISNEINGDEVDHMYLGDRIKLLRSRDDFELNMPKDHECLKKYVPSVTDYSRIGSESAKPTSFGRPQKRKKTATDSIETALEEDAPGLLQVLVDKGVSVDEMKLYGEMESDEAIDESSSEDSFTDLQAVISKLFIQRNSFLKFAPLHYAKGARANYCLACLLSLVEQTRYLQFRKWPVEWGWCRDLQSFIFVFERHNRLVLERPEYGYATYFFELVDSLPLDWQIKRLVTAMKLTSCSRISLIENRPLLIGEDLTKGEAKVLMEYGWVPNSGLGTMLKYCNRVVHDRKNEKEISEWRSKIGKLLMDGYNGGTVVLTDIPMKVMENRDAQDTQIKLEL, from the exons ATGAGTGACTGTTCAGAGCAGATACTGCATACTGATTGTAATGATGATGTTGCTCAAGAAGAAGGGAAGGTTGATACCAGTGTTTTGGCTTTGCCCCAAAATCCAACAATGCCAGCGGTTCTCGAGGATGTAAAAGTTGAAAATCCTGACGGACCGTTGTGTTCAATTGGAGATGGTGCAAATAGCTTTTCTGGTGCTGATGTGCCAGGGTTTAAGTCTGATCAgttggatgatgatgatgattatttgGATCACATTATACTGAAAGAGCGGCAAAGGATGATTCTGCTATCGAG GAAATATTTGGGGTTGAAAAAACCAGTTCTTGAG ATCATGCAGCATGCTAGATTATGCCTTTGGAATCTG GGTAGCTCTGTAGCCTTGTTGGAAAACCTTACACAAGAGCATGCTgataaaggaaaggaagaaaataataatgttaatgGAGAATTTTCATTGGCCAAAG GTGATGATAGCATATACTTATCGGAAAGAAAGGACATGGAGTTAAATTCTTGTGAGGGACAGCACAATTGGCCAATGTACACAAATGATACCAATGGTTCATCTTTGTCAACcatctttaaaatcaaagatGAACCTTCTGATGATAGTAACATCAACAACTTGGATAGGGATGCTAGGAGTAACTTTTCCATTAGCAAATTTCCTGTAAAGATTGAACAAGAAATCTCCAATGAAATTAATGGAGATGAGGTGGATCATATGTATCTGGGAGATCGAATAAAGCTACTCAGGTCAAGAGATGATTTCGAGCTAAATATGCCTAAGGACCATGAATGCTTGAAGAAATATGTGCCTTCTGTCACAGACTATAGCAGAATTGGCTCAGAATCTGCTAAACCAACAAGCTTTGGTCGCCctcaaaaaaggaagaagactGCCAC GGATTCAATTGAAACAGCTCTGGAGGAAGATGCTCCTGGACTCCTGCAG GTCTTAGTTGACAAAGGAGTATCAGTTGATGAGATGAAGCTCTATGGAGAAATGGAGAGTGACGAAGCTATAGATGAGTCTTCTAGTGAAGACAGTTTTACAGATCTTCAGGCTGTGATATCAAAG CTTTTCATTCAGCGCAACTCCTTTTTAAAGTTTGCTCCCCTGCATTATGCTAAGGGAGCAAGAGCCAATTATTGTTTGGCTTGTCTACTCTCACTTGTGGAGCAG ACAAGGTATCTGCAATTTAGGAAATGGCCTGTTGAATGGGGTTGGTGTCGAGATCTCCAATCATTTATATTTGTCTTTGAGAGGCATAACAG ACTTGTGCTGGAACGTCCTGAATATGGGTATGCGACATACTTCTTTGAGCTAGTAGATTCTTTACCCCTTGACTGGCAGATTAAGCGATTGGTCACTGCCATGAAGCTTACCAGTTGCAGCAGGATTTCTCTAATTGAGAACCGACCATTATTG ATTGGAGAAGACTTGACCAAAGGCGAGGCAAAGGTGTTAATGGAATACGGTTGGGTACCTAATAGCGGCTTGGGAACAATGCTTAAGTACTGCAATAGAGTGGTACATGACCggaaaaatgaaaaggagaTCTCAGAGTGGAGATCAAAGATAGGAAAATTGCTAATGGATGGTTATAATGGTGGAACAGTGGTGTTAACCGACATCCCGATGAAGGTTATGGAGAATAGAGATGCTCAAGACACCCAAATAAAATTAGAGctctag
- the LOC107407195 gene encoding GDSL esterase/lipase At5g37690 isoform X2 translates to MEIFMGIALATFIFIAKFISMASSATPPVTFVFGDSLTEVGNNNFLQYSLAKSNYPWYGIDYASGQATGRFTNGRTIGDIISAKLGISSPPPYLSLSPNDDALLEGVNYASGGAGILNDTGLYFIERLSFDDQIQNFNKTKEAIKSKIGEQAAVKLCNEALYFIGIGSNDYVNNFLQPFLADGQQYTHDEFVGLLTSTFREQLLRLYQLGARKMVIHGVGPLGCIPSQRVKSKKGQCLKRVNQWVLEFNSKVQKLISSLNKKLPKSSILFADSYPAVYDLITNPTEYDTSIGGLCLPNSKPCSNRRDYVFWDAFHPSDAANAVLADRLFSTLFSAPPSLAPTPHSD, encoded by the exons ATGGAAATATTCATGGGGATTGCTCTTGCCACATTCATTTTCATAGCCAAATTCATATCCATGGCTTCATCGGCCACACCGCCGGTGACGTTCGTTTTCGGTGACTCCTTGACAGAAGTAGGAAACAACAATTTTCTACAGTATTCTCTTGCAAAGTCCAATTATCCATGGTATGGGATTGACTATGCCAGTGGCCAAGCAACCGGGAGGTTCACTAATGGCAGAACTATTGGTGATATTATAT CTGCAAAGCTTGGAATTTCATCGCCACCACCTTATCTTTCTCTGTCCCCAAATGATGATGCATTGCTTGAAGGAGTTAATTATGCATCTGGTGGAGCAGGAATACTCAATGACACAGGATTATATTTt attgagAGACTATCTTTTGATGATCAAATACAAAACttcaacaaaacaaaagaagcaatTAAGTCTAAAATTGGAGAACAGGCCGCAGTCAAGCTCTGTAATGAAGCTCTGTATTTCATTGGAATTG gGAGCAATGACTATGTAAACAATTTCTTGCAACCATTTCTAGCAGATGGCCAGCAGTACACTCATGATGAGTTTGTAGGACTCTTGACCTCCACTTTTCGTGAACAACTTTTG AGACTGTACCAACTTGGTGCAAGAAAGATGGTGATCCATGGAGTAGGTCCACTAGGGTGCATTCCTTCACAGAGGGTGAAGTCAAAAAAAGGCCAATGCTTAAAACGAGTCAATCAATGGGTGCTTGAATTCAATTCCAAAGTTCAAAAGCTCATCTCCTCTCTCAATAAAAAACTCCCCAAGTCTTCTATTTTATTTGCTGATTCATATCCTGCTGTTTATGATTTGATCACCAATCCTACTGAATATG ACACAAGCATTGGAGGGCTATGCTTACCCAACTCAAAACCATGCAGCAACCGCAGAGACTATGTATTTTGGGATGCATTCCACCCCTCTGATGCAGCCAATGCAGTGCTTGCTGATAGGCTTTTCTCCACCCTCTTTTCTGCTCCTCCTTCCCTTGCACCCACCCCTCACagtgattaa
- the LOC107407180 gene encoding glucan endo-1,3-beta-glucosidase 2 → MAVLLLLLLLAAASAAIADEDAFIGVNIGTELSDMPHPTQVVALLKAQQIRHVRLYDSDRGMLVALANTGIQVMITIPNEQLLGIGQSNSTAANWVSQNVVAHYPATNITAICVGSDVFTSLPNAAKILVNAFKYIQSALIASNLDRQIKISTPLSSSIILDSFPPSQAFFNSSWDSVMVPMLKFLQSTGSFLMLNIYPYYDYMQANGVIPLDYALFKPLSPNKEAVDSNTLLHYTNVFDAVIDAAYSAMASLNFTNIPVVVTESGWPSKGGSNEPDATLENANTYNSNLIRHVLNKTGTPKHPGIAVSTFIYELYNEDMKSGPISEKNWGLFDANGDPVYILRLTGSGMVLANDTTNQTYCTAKEGSDPKLLQAALDWACGPGKVDCSPILQGKPCYEPDNVAAHATYAFDAYYHKMGEASDACNFNGVATVTTTDPSHGSCIFSASLGRNGSIANITAPSMNSTSAVSSACNLYSAVFTNIVMVIGILLCTGIFI, encoded by the exons ATGGCTGTTCTGcttcttcttttgcttttagCAGCTGCTTCAGCTGCTATAGCTGATGAAG ATGCATTCATCGGTGTAAATATTGGAACAGAGCTTTCTGATATGCCTCATCCTACACAAGTAGTAGCCCTCCTTAAAGCACAGCAAATTCGACATGTTCGTCTCTATGATTCCGACAGAGGTATGCTTGTTGCACTTGCAAACACAGGCATTCAAGTGATGATAACTATCCCCAATGAACAGCTTCTTGGAATTGGTCAGTCAAATTCCACAGCTGCTAATTGGGTTTCGCAGAATGTTGTAGCTCATTACCCTGCCACCAATATAACAGCCATTTGTGTTGGCTCTGATGTTTTCACCAGCCTTCCAAATGCAGCAAAAATCCTTGTTAATGCCTTCAAGTACATCCAATCAGCCCTTATTGCATCAAACCTCGACCGCCAAATCAAAATCTCGACTCCTCTTTCTTCGTCTATCATCCTAGATTCGTTCCCACCTTCCCAAGCCTTTTTCAACAGCTCTTGGGATTCAGTTATGGTCCCAATGCTAAAGTTCTTGCAGTCCACAGGGTCATTTCTCATGCTCAATATTTACCCTTACTATGACTATATGCAAGCAAATGGTGTCATTCCTTTGGATTATGCACTATTCAAGCCTCTTTCTCCAAACAAAGAAGCCGTTGATTCCAATACACTTCTCCATTACACAAATGTGTTTGATGCAGTTATTGATGCAGCATATAGTGCCATGGCTTCTCTCAACTTCACTAACATTCCGGTAGTTGTTACCGAATCAGGCTGGCCTTCGAAAGGCGGTTCTAATGAGCCAGATGCGACCTTAGAAAATGCAAACACTTACAACAGCAATTTGATAAGGCATGTGTTGAACAAAACCGGAACCCCTAAACATCCCGGAATTGCTGTTAGTACTTTCATTTACGAACTCTATAACGAGGATATGAAATCCGGACCAATCTCAGAGAAGAACTGGGGATTGTTCGATGCAAATGGGGATCCTGTATACATTTTACGCTTGACAGGATCAGGAATGGTGCTAGCAAATGATACGACAAACCAGACTTATTGTACTGCAAAGGAGGGTTCTGATCCAAAGTTGCTTCAGGCTGCACTTGACTGGGCTTGTGGACCTGGAAAGGTGGATTGCTCACCTATATTGCAAGGAAAGCCATGCTATGAACCAGACAATGTGGCTGCACACGCAACATATGCGTTTGACGCTTACTATCATAAGATGGGGGAGGCTTCCGATGCGTGCAACTTCAACGGCGTTGCTACGGTTACTACAACAGATCCAA GTCATGGTTCTTGTATATTTTCAGCAag TCTTGGCAGGAATGGATCCATTGCAAATATCACAGCTCCATCAATGAATTCTACGAGTGCTGTCTCTTCTGCATGCAACTTATACAGTGCTGTTTTCACAAACATTGTGATGGTTATTGGGATTCTTTTGTGCACTGGAATTTTCATATAG
- the LOC107406575 gene encoding stemmadenine O-acetyltransferase has protein sequence MTMRDMKIEIIGSVTIKPSSPIPHNHKTLKLSLFDQLAPPSYVRLILFYSINNNDVIKTTTDQHHHQITSQKLKKSLSESLTLFYPFSGRIKSSISIELGDDHEDDIGAYYTEARIHCTLSSFLEQPDIEVLKHLHPIDQPHDHDHQFSKDATSIPLLQVQVSFFERGGLAIGLSMSHKLTDAATISKFISVWAAIAVGYEIPLVDFGAASYFPPREHISAFQPPSMIVKGPNKCVVKRRYVFDGTKIEALREKAISQSVQRPSRVEAVTALIWRCAMAAAWKKSTTSLNQKDAGDSSKKKKSIIIHLVNIRKRVKTPFLENTMGNLVQQFAVMTDESQMELQDLVAQLRKGNIEFGENIDKLLEGDRLLEMIDQYRKEKEKKSGTRDVDGEEMMKLYSCSSWCRFGLYDIADFGWEKPIWISNTGSTKNNFFSLMDTKGGDGIEALITLSEEEMELFEKDPEFLAFASSNPRVLL, from the coding sequence ATGACGATGAGGGACATGAAGATAGAGATCATTGGAAGTGTAACCATAAAACCATCATCTCCAATTCCTCATAACCACAAAACCTTAAAGTTGTCTCTTTTTGATCAGCTTGCTCCTCCATCTTATGTCCGATTGATACTTTTCTACTCCATTAACAATAATGATGTGATCAAAACTACCACggatcaacatcatcatcaaatTACAAGCCAGAAGCTGAAGAAATCTTTGTCTGAATCCTTAACTCTCTTCTACCCATTTTCCGGAAGAATCAAAAGTAGCATATCAATTGAATTAGGTGATGATCATGAAGATGACATTGGAGCCTATTATACCGAAGCTCGAATCCATTGCACTCTCTCAAGCTTCCTTGAACAACCTGATATAGAGGTGCTAAAACATTTACATCCAATTGATCAACctcatgatcatgatcatcaaTTTTCCAAAGATGCTACATCAATTCCTTTGCTTCAAGTCCAAGTCAGTTTCTTCGAGCGTGGTGGGTTAGCAATCGGTTTGAGCATGTCACACAAGTTGACAGATGCAGCAACTATCAGCAAATTCATTAGTGTTTGGGCAGCAATAGCTGTTGGATATGAAATTCCACTTGTGGATTTTGGTGCAGCTTCCTATTTCCCTCCAAGAGAACATATCTCTGCCTTTCAACCCCCTAGCATGATTGTCAAAGGTCCAAATAAGTGTGTTGTTAAAAGAAGGTATGTGTTCGACGGGACAAAGATCGAAGCTCTTAGGGAAAAAGCTATAAGTCAATCTGTGCAACGACCTAGCCGCGTTGAGGCTGTCACAGCACTCATTTGGAGATGTGCCATGGCTGCAGCATGGAAGAAATCAACAACATCACTAAACCAAAAAGATGCAGGGGATTcttcgaagaagaagaagtcgaTAATTATCCATCTCGTTAACATACGCAAAAGGGTCAAGACACCCTTTTTGGAAAACACTATGGGAAATCTTGTGCAACAATTTGCTGTAATGACAGATGAGAGTCAAATggagctgcaagatttggttgCTCAGCTCAGGAAAGGTAATATAGAATTTGGTGAAAATATAGATAAGCTACTTGAAGGAGACAGATTGCTCGAAATGATTGATCAATataggaaagagaaagaaaagaaaagtggtACTAGAGATGTAGATGGTGAGGAGATGATGAAGCTGTATTCTTGCAGCAGTTGGTGCAGGTTTGGATTATATGATATTGCTGACTTTGGTTGGGAGAAGCCAATTTGGATTAGTAATACTGGTAGtaccaaaaacaattttttctcGCTGATGGATACCAAAGGAGGTGATGGGATAGAGGCTTTGATCACTCTAAGTGAAGAAGAAATGGAATTATTTGAGAAAGATCCTGAATTTCTTGCGTTTGCTTCGTCAAATCCAAGAGTGTTGTTATAA
- the LOC107406577 gene encoding uncharacterized protein LOC107406577 isoform X3 — protein sequence MQHARLCLWNLGSSVALLENLTQEHADKGKEENNNVNGEFSLAKGDDSIYLSERKDMELNSCEGQHNWPMYTNDTNGSSLSTIFKIKDEPSDDSNINNLDRDARSNFSISKFPVKIEQEISNEINGDEVDHMYLGDRIKLLRSRDDFELNMPKDHECLKKYVPSVTDYSRIGSESAKPTSFGRPQKRKKTATDSIETALEEDAPGLLQVLVDKGVSVDEMKLYGEMESDEAIDESSSEDSFTDLQAVISKLFIQRNSFLKFAPLHYAKGARANYCLACLLSLVEQTRYLQFRKWPVEWGWCRDLQSFIFVFERHNRLVLERPEYGYATYFFELVDSLPLDWQIKRLVTAMKLTSCSRISLIENRPLLIGEDLTKGEAKVLMEYGWVPNSGLGTMLKYCNRVVHDRKNEKEISEWRSKIGKLLMDGYNGGTVVLTDIPMKVMENRDAQDTQIKLEL from the exons ATGCAGCATGCTAGATTATGCCTTTGGAATCTG GGTAGCTCTGTAGCCTTGTTGGAAAACCTTACACAAGAGCATGCTgataaaggaaaggaagaaaataataatgttaatgGAGAATTTTCATTGGCCAAAG GTGATGATAGCATATACTTATCGGAAAGAAAGGACATGGAGTTAAATTCTTGTGAGGGACAGCACAATTGGCCAATGTACACAAATGATACCAATGGTTCATCTTTGTCAACcatctttaaaatcaaagatGAACCTTCTGATGATAGTAACATCAACAACTTGGATAGGGATGCTAGGAGTAACTTTTCCATTAGCAAATTTCCTGTAAAGATTGAACAAGAAATCTCCAATGAAATTAATGGAGATGAGGTGGATCATATGTATCTGGGAGATCGAATAAAGCTACTCAGGTCAAGAGATGATTTCGAGCTAAATATGCCTAAGGACCATGAATGCTTGAAGAAATATGTGCCTTCTGTCACAGACTATAGCAGAATTGGCTCAGAATCTGCTAAACCAACAAGCTTTGGTCGCCctcaaaaaaggaagaagactGCCAC GGATTCAATTGAAACAGCTCTGGAGGAAGATGCTCCTGGACTCCTGCAG GTCTTAGTTGACAAAGGAGTATCAGTTGATGAGATGAAGCTCTATGGAGAAATGGAGAGTGACGAAGCTATAGATGAGTCTTCTAGTGAAGACAGTTTTACAGATCTTCAGGCTGTGATATCAAAG CTTTTCATTCAGCGCAACTCCTTTTTAAAGTTTGCTCCCCTGCATTATGCTAAGGGAGCAAGAGCCAATTATTGTTTGGCTTGTCTACTCTCACTTGTGGAGCAG ACAAGGTATCTGCAATTTAGGAAATGGCCTGTTGAATGGGGTTGGTGTCGAGATCTCCAATCATTTATATTTGTCTTTGAGAGGCATAACAG ACTTGTGCTGGAACGTCCTGAATATGGGTATGCGACATACTTCTTTGAGCTAGTAGATTCTTTACCCCTTGACTGGCAGATTAAGCGATTGGTCACTGCCATGAAGCTTACCAGTTGCAGCAGGATTTCTCTAATTGAGAACCGACCATTATTG ATTGGAGAAGACTTGACCAAAGGCGAGGCAAAGGTGTTAATGGAATACGGTTGGGTACCTAATAGCGGCTTGGGAACAATGCTTAAGTACTGCAATAGAGTGGTACATGACCggaaaaatgaaaaggagaTCTCAGAGTGGAGATCAAAGATAGGAAAATTGCTAATGGATGGTTATAATGGTGGAACAGTGGTGTTAACCGACATCCCGATGAAGGTTATGGAGAATAGAGATGCTCAAGACACCCAAATAAAATTAGAGctctag
- the LOC107407195 gene encoding GDSL esterase/lipase At5g37690 isoform X1, whose product MEIFMGIALATFIFIAKFISMASSATPPVTFVFGDSLTEVGNNNFLQYSLAKSNYPWYGIDYASGQATGRFTNGRTIGDIISAKLGISSPPPYLSLSPNDDALLEGVNYASGGAGILNDTGLYFIERLSFDDQIQNFNKTKEAIKSKIGEQAAVKLCNEALYFIGIGSNDYVNNFLQPFLADGQQYTHDEFVGLLTSTFREQLLRLYQLGARKMVIHGVGPLGCIPSQRVKSKKGQCLKRVNQWVLEFNSKVQKLISSLNKKLPKSSILFADSYPAVYDLITNPTEYGFKVSNTSCCNVDTSIGGLCLPNSKPCSNRRDYVFWDAFHPSDAANAVLADRLFSTLFSAPPSLAPTPHSD is encoded by the exons ATGGAAATATTCATGGGGATTGCTCTTGCCACATTCATTTTCATAGCCAAATTCATATCCATGGCTTCATCGGCCACACCGCCGGTGACGTTCGTTTTCGGTGACTCCTTGACAGAAGTAGGAAACAACAATTTTCTACAGTATTCTCTTGCAAAGTCCAATTATCCATGGTATGGGATTGACTATGCCAGTGGCCAAGCAACCGGGAGGTTCACTAATGGCAGAACTATTGGTGATATTATAT CTGCAAAGCTTGGAATTTCATCGCCACCACCTTATCTTTCTCTGTCCCCAAATGATGATGCATTGCTTGAAGGAGTTAATTATGCATCTGGTGGAGCAGGAATACTCAATGACACAGGATTATATTTt attgagAGACTATCTTTTGATGATCAAATACAAAACttcaacaaaacaaaagaagcaatTAAGTCTAAAATTGGAGAACAGGCCGCAGTCAAGCTCTGTAATGAAGCTCTGTATTTCATTGGAATTG gGAGCAATGACTATGTAAACAATTTCTTGCAACCATTTCTAGCAGATGGCCAGCAGTACACTCATGATGAGTTTGTAGGACTCTTGACCTCCACTTTTCGTGAACAACTTTTG AGACTGTACCAACTTGGTGCAAGAAAGATGGTGATCCATGGAGTAGGTCCACTAGGGTGCATTCCTTCACAGAGGGTGAAGTCAAAAAAAGGCCAATGCTTAAAACGAGTCAATCAATGGGTGCTTGAATTCAATTCCAAAGTTCAAAAGCTCATCTCCTCTCTCAATAAAAAACTCCCCAAGTCTTCTATTTTATTTGCTGATTCATATCCTGCTGTTTATGATTTGATCACCAATCCTACTGAATATG GTTTTAAGGTTTCAAATACATCATGTTGCAATGTAGACACAAGCATTGGAGGGCTATGCTTACCCAACTCAAAACCATGCAGCAACCGCAGAGACTATGTATTTTGGGATGCATTCCACCCCTCTGATGCAGCCAATGCAGTGCTTGCTGATAGGCTTTTCTCCACCCTCTTTTCTGCTCCTCCTTCCCTTGCACCCACCCCTCACagtgattaa
- the LOC125422103 gene encoding BAHD acyltransferase At5g47980 has product MTTTTKMLEPITSKLECIAVSQASLNNLTLRHSKHFHPIDQPHHDHQSSKDSTSIPLLQVQASFFECGGLAIGLCMSHKLADAATMSKFISIWAAIAAGHEQPAQTQQLPIVEFNAASYFPPREHLSAFKSPITISKVPNKCVVKKRYVFDRTNIEALREKAVSQSVKRPSRVEAVTVLIWRCAMAAAWDKPTTLLDNKDAGDSSKKKKKKKSIIIQLVNIRKRFELYDVADFGWGKPIWISANDNNSFLLMDTKGGDGIEALVTLSEEEKALLEKDDELLTFATSNPSVS; this is encoded by the exons ATGACCACGACGACCAAAATGTTGGAGCCTATTACATCGAAGCTCGAATGCATTGCAGTCTCTCAAGCTTCCTTGAATAACCTGACATTGAGGCACTCAAAACATTTCCATCCAATTGATCAACCTCATCATGATCATCAATCTTCCAAAGATTCTACATCAATTCCTCTGCTTCAAGTCCAAGCCAGTTTCTTTGAGTGTGGTGGATTAGCAATCGGTTTATGCATGTCACACAAGTTGGCAGATGCAGCAACTATGAGCAAATTCATTAGTATTTGGGCAGCCATAGCTGCTGGACATGAACAACCTGCTCAAACACAACAACTTCCAATTGTGGAGTTCAATGCAGCTTCCTATTTTCCTCCAAGAGAACATCTCTCTGCCTTTAAATCTCCTATCACAATTTCCAAAGTTCCAAACAAATGTGTTGTCAAAAAAAGGTATGTGTTTGACCGGACAAATATTGAAGCTCTTAGGGAGAAAGCTGTGAGTCAATCGGTGAAGCGACCTAGCCGAGTTGAAGCTGTCACAGTACTCATTTGGAGATGTGCCATGGCTGCTGCATGGGACAAGCCAACAACATTACTAGACAACAAAGATGCAGGGGATtcatcgaagaagaagaagaagaagaagtcgaTAATTATCCAACTCGTCAACATACGCAAAAG GTTTGAATTATACGATGTTGCCGACTTTGGTTGGGGGAAGCCAATTTGGATTTCTGCTAATGACAACAACTCTTTCTTGTTGATGGATACCAAAGGAGGTGATGGGATAGAGGCTTTGGTCACTCTGAGTGAAGAAGAAAAGGCATTGCTTGAGAAAGATGATGAGCTTCTAACATTTGCTACCTCAAATCCAAGTGTGTCATAA
- the LOC107406577 gene encoding uncharacterized protein LOC107406577 isoform X2 yields the protein MSDCSEQILHTDCNDDVAQEEGKVDTSVLALPQNPTMPAVLEDVKVENPDGPLCSIGDGANSFSGADVPGFKSDQLDDDDDYLDHIILKERQRMILLSRKYLGLKKPVLEGSSVALLENLTQEHADKGKEENNNVNGEFSLAKGDDSIYLSERKDMELNSCEGQHNWPMYTNDTNGSSLSTIFKIKDEPSDDSNINNLDRDARSNFSISKFPVKIEQEISNEINGDEVDHMYLGDRIKLLRSRDDFELNMPKDHECLKKYVPSVTDYSRIGSESAKPTSFGRPQKRKKTATDSIETALEEDAPGLLQVLVDKGVSVDEMKLYGEMESDEAIDESSSEDSFTDLQAVISKLFIQRNSFLKFAPLHYAKGARANYCLACLLSLVEQTRYLQFRKWPVEWGWCRDLQSFIFVFERHNRLVLERPEYGYATYFFELVDSLPLDWQIKRLVTAMKLTSCSRISLIENRPLLIGEDLTKGEAKVLMEYGWVPNSGLGTMLKYCNRVVHDRKNEKEISEWRSKIGKLLMDGYNGGTVVLTDIPMKVMENRDAQDTQIKLEL from the exons ATGAGTGACTGTTCAGAGCAGATACTGCATACTGATTGTAATGATGATGTTGCTCAAGAAGAAGGGAAGGTTGATACCAGTGTTTTGGCTTTGCCCCAAAATCCAACAATGCCAGCGGTTCTCGAGGATGTAAAAGTTGAAAATCCTGACGGACCGTTGTGTTCAATTGGAGATGGTGCAAATAGCTTTTCTGGTGCTGATGTGCCAGGGTTTAAGTCTGATCAgttggatgatgatgatgattatttgGATCACATTATACTGAAAGAGCGGCAAAGGATGATTCTGCTATCGAG GAAATATTTGGGGTTGAAAAAACCAGTTCTTGAG GGTAGCTCTGTAGCCTTGTTGGAAAACCTTACACAAGAGCATGCTgataaaggaaaggaagaaaataataatgttaatgGAGAATTTTCATTGGCCAAAG GTGATGATAGCATATACTTATCGGAAAGAAAGGACATGGAGTTAAATTCTTGTGAGGGACAGCACAATTGGCCAATGTACACAAATGATACCAATGGTTCATCTTTGTCAACcatctttaaaatcaaagatGAACCTTCTGATGATAGTAACATCAACAACTTGGATAGGGATGCTAGGAGTAACTTTTCCATTAGCAAATTTCCTGTAAAGATTGAACAAGAAATCTCCAATGAAATTAATGGAGATGAGGTGGATCATATGTATCTGGGAGATCGAATAAAGCTACTCAGGTCAAGAGATGATTTCGAGCTAAATATGCCTAAGGACCATGAATGCTTGAAGAAATATGTGCCTTCTGTCACAGACTATAGCAGAATTGGCTCAGAATCTGCTAAACCAACAAGCTTTGGTCGCCctcaaaaaaggaagaagactGCCAC GGATTCAATTGAAACAGCTCTGGAGGAAGATGCTCCTGGACTCCTGCAG GTCTTAGTTGACAAAGGAGTATCAGTTGATGAGATGAAGCTCTATGGAGAAATGGAGAGTGACGAAGCTATAGATGAGTCTTCTAGTGAAGACAGTTTTACAGATCTTCAGGCTGTGATATCAAAG CTTTTCATTCAGCGCAACTCCTTTTTAAAGTTTGCTCCCCTGCATTATGCTAAGGGAGCAAGAGCCAATTATTGTTTGGCTTGTCTACTCTCACTTGTGGAGCAG ACAAGGTATCTGCAATTTAGGAAATGGCCTGTTGAATGGGGTTGGTGTCGAGATCTCCAATCATTTATATTTGTCTTTGAGAGGCATAACAG ACTTGTGCTGGAACGTCCTGAATATGGGTATGCGACATACTTCTTTGAGCTAGTAGATTCTTTACCCCTTGACTGGCAGATTAAGCGATTGGTCACTGCCATGAAGCTTACCAGTTGCAGCAGGATTTCTCTAATTGAGAACCGACCATTATTG ATTGGAGAAGACTTGACCAAAGGCGAGGCAAAGGTGTTAATGGAATACGGTTGGGTACCTAATAGCGGCTTGGGAACAATGCTTAAGTACTGCAATAGAGTGGTACATGACCggaaaaatgaaaaggagaTCTCAGAGTGGAGATCAAAGATAGGAAAATTGCTAATGGATGGTTATAATGGTGGAACAGTGGTGTTAACCGACATCCCGATGAAGGTTATGGAGAATAGAGATGCTCAAGACACCCAAATAAAATTAGAGctctag